Genomic DNA from Candidatus Nitronereus thalassa:
GCACCCGATGATCAGCCAAAATTTTAAGGCGAAGTCGCATTAATTCGTCATAGTCGGGTATATCACGAGTGGTCACTTTCAAATCCGCAATACCCGTTTTATCAGCGACCGCCAGCCAAATTTCTGGAGTCAACACTCCTTCCATATCAAGACAGGTCAATACTGGCTGTGTCATAAGATCTTCATCTTTCCTCTTTCTCTCACGAGGAATTGATCGGCCAAACCTAGAGCTTACGCATCTTACTAAGAAACAACCCCCAGGACAATCATTACGCTTTATTTCTTAAACACTTCAGGATTCACGCAATACGGTAAGTCTTCGCCCGCTAAACCTGCACGAAGATTTTCTGCAGCCATCAAAGCCATTTTTCTACGAGTAGCCACCGAGGCACTCGCAATATGCGGCACCACCAAGCAGTTGGGCAAGGTTAACAGAGGATCATCCACCGAGATCGGTTCGGGGTCAGTAACATCCAAGGCTGCATAGGCAATGTTTTGATTTCTGAGGGCATCATATAAGGCCTTCGAATCCACAACCCTACCCCGTGACGTATTAATCAGAATAGCCGTGCGCTTCATACGATTGAGAACCTTCTTATCAATCAATTGTTGGGTTTCAGATGTCAGGGGAACATGCAAACTGAGAAAGTCGGATTCTGCAATTACTCGATCAAATGAAACTTGTTCCACGTTAGCCTGGGCAAGTAGTTCGCTGGGAATGGGCCGCGAATGGTTGACTAATACCCGCATACCAAACCCATGCGCCCGCTTCGCCACAGCCTGACCAATTCGCCCAAATCCAATAATCCCTGCCGTCGCACCATTAACATCTTGACCGACAAACAGGGCGGGATCCCAAGCCCCCCAACGCCCGGCCTTCACAAATTCCGCTGCCTCACCAATTCGCCGACCAGCAGCCATGAGCAAGGCGAAGGCAAAATCTGCTGTAGTTTCGGTCAAAACCCCAGGGGTGTTCCCAACAGGAATTTTCCGTTTCGTGCAGGCCTGTATATCGATATGATCAAATCCAACAGCCATCGTACTGACCACACGAAGCCGTGGAGCCAGCGATAACAATGCTTCATCAATCGTATCTGTCAGTAAGCAATACAGGCCATCCACCTCTGAAACTTTTTCACACAACTCATTTCGCGGGATTGGCTCTTCTCCAGACCAGAGCTCAACATCGGCAAAGCTTTTAATCGCTTCTAAGCCTGCTTCGGGAATCCGTCGGGTTACCAGAACGCGAGTCTTTGCCATGAACAAGGGATTACCTTTTATCTCTATATGACCGTCACCAAGACCACGAAAGCCAGATAGCATAAACCATTTAGAATCACGTGGTGCGGTTGCAGGCTCTGACGCCTAGCCAACACCAACAGATAGGTCGTCGCCAAAAAGGTCAGCCCCATTCCTAGCAGAACTTCTTTCCGGGGAACCCAGGGCGTTAACATCACGCCAAGTGCCGGAAGGAGACTCCCTTGGAACACCATCGCACCGGTGATATTCCCGAATGCCAGAGTATCGCGGCCACGCCGTATCCACAAAATACTATTTACTTTCTCTGGCAACTCAGTCGCTACCGGCACGATTAACAACGACAAGGCTAATGTCGAAATTCCCAACCACGCGGCCAAATGCTCCACGCCAAAAACAAATCCCTTGGCTCCTCCTACAATAAGCGCGAGCCCCAACAATAGTTGGATTATAATCGTGACGAGATTTTCCGGCAGCTTGATTTTGCTAAGAAACAGGGGATGATCGGCCTCTGTCCCATGACCCTGTTCGACCAATCCACGTGACGCACGAATAGTCAGCATGAGATAAATCATATAACTGAGAGTTAAGCCAAACGCGATCGTCACCCGAGTGACCCGCCATTCCACGGGAATAAACACCGCAATGGTGGCTAACAAAAAGGCAAATAAAAACCAATGCAGATCCCGGAGTAACCCTGTCGGTTCTGGGCGAAAATAGCTGTTCCAGCCCCGACGATGCGCCGCAAACATTCCCATGAGAAACAAGGTCAAGGTTGAAAGCATTAGCGGTGCACCCAGGATCGCCCCGACTCCGACCTCATGGCGTGTTTCCAGACTGGCAGAACTCGCCACTACCGCCACGATTGGCACCATGGCCTCGGGTAATGCCGTGCCCACGGCTGCAAAAATCGACCCAGTCACCCCCTCGGATATACCTAACCGTTCGCCGAGATGCTCTAGGGCATTGGTAAAGACTTCGGCCCCGATCAATATTAAAAAAAGCGCCAGTAGTAGAATCCAAAGTTCCATTGTCGTCTCACTTTATCCATCGAACCTCATTTGTCAGCAGAAGCCAATACCCTCCGTCTTTTGCCGTATACCAAGCCTCTTGCTCCCCGAACAAAATATACAATAGACTATGCCTATGGACGATTGGATGTGGATTGCCGCGTTGACTGTTGGTGCCGTGATGGTCTATCGGTACGCCTTTCGTTGGTGGCGCATTCGACGGACTGGCAAACAGGCAGATGAATTGCTGGCCTCTATTGTCAAGGGCAAGGATTCATTTCGTCGTTAAAAACTTCATCCAGTTCTTCAGCCTAATTCAATCGGATTTTTCTGCAAATGTGACCCACATCTTTTCCCTTCCCCCCAGGCCAAACAATGCCTGGTCAACGCACTATTGTCGCCAATGACGACACATGCCGCACAACAAGCTCAGATCTACCTTCATCGAGGCAATCTCACGCAAGCGCAATATTGGTGTGCTCAAGCAGTAGATGAAGCCCGATCACAGGGCACCTGGGACACGCTGGCTTCAGCATTAGGCAACCTGGGCAATGTGTATGCCTTATTGGAAGATTTTCAACAAGCCGAGGCCTGTTATCAAGAAGTCCTTACCATCCAACGCAGCCAAGAAAACCCCAACACCATCGGGGAGACGCTGGCTAATATAGGAAACGTCAAGGCCGATGCAGGAGACTACACCAAAGCCCGCGCGTATTACTTGGAAGCCATCGACGTGTTGACCGCCACCGAGAACCACCGCGCCCTGGGAATCTTATATGGCAATTTGGCTCTGCAGGAAATTGCCACCAACCAGCTCGAAAACGCCATTGGCCATTTTACGTACGCGCTCGACTTTCATCGAATGGTTGGGGACGAAGTCAGCCTGGCCAATACCTATAGCCAACTGGGTCAAGTTTTTCTCACGCAGGGAAAGTTTCGTCAAGCAGAGGGTTGTCTTAATAACGCGAGTGAACACTTCATTAAACTGGGCAATGAACCCAGCGAAGCGGCAGTCTTACGAGTCTTAGCGGATTTGTACAATAAGAAGGGCGACACCATTTCAGCAGTGCGATGTCTAGAACGAACGATTCAGATCGATATTCGTTATCAACTTCCGGAACGGACCAACGATTTTTCTCAACTTTCCGAGTTTCGGAAGAAAAACCCCGCCCCACAAGCCGGAATCCCCCCAAAACTTAAAAAGAAGACGAATCCGCCATAAAGTCAAAAACCAATTGAACGGGTGGTTGCAAACCCATCCTCTGATCGCCCAAGGGCTTTGATTTTGCCTCACCATGCAGACGGCTCCAGCTCATGCCTGAACTCACTTCCTGCAACTCGCCCCAACAGGAACCACAACGATGGGTTTTGGAAGAGAGGCTCTTTCGTTGGCGGTGATAGGCACGACCACATTTCTGACATTGCCAAGTATATTTTGATAGAGCGGCCACTTCATTGAGCAACGTATGATAAACGGTAATTCCTAGTCCGTCGTGATTCATAAGTTTCATCATTCGCCGAAATTCCCGACCATGCGAGGGATGACATTTTTTCACATCAAACTGCCACTGGTGAATCATCTCATGAGCTAACGTTCCGCGGATTTCGGCTAGGGACTGTGCACGAAGAAGCGGAAGAGATAATCGAATGACCCGTCCGACCCCATGACGAATATCCGGAGAGACATGTTGGGTTCGTGGCCCAGTCTCACTCACAAACAGACCAACTGACGATGTCAACCGGGAACTCCACTGAATCTCAATGGTAGGAAGACGGGAATCAAAGTATGTCGCATTCAGAGAACTCCACATGCGTTGAAGCTCATGAGTTTCCAAGGGAGCGAGATTTTTTTCCGGAACACCGTTCATTTTCTTCAAATTTAATCACCTGGAGTATATTTGGGATGGGTGCTATGGTACCATGTCTTTTTGTTCACCCCAACCCCTACAGTGAATAGAACTTGAGCAAACCAAATTAACATCACCATACAGCCAGACAATGACACAACCAAAGGATCACGATTTTATGCAAGCAGCACTCGAAGAAGCCAAAAAGGCCTTTGCCTTTGGTGAAGTACCGGTTGGTGCTGTTCTTGTCTGTGAGGATGCTATTGTCGCTCGTGGGCACAATCAGCGTGAAGGCCAACATGATCCCACAGCACATGCCGAACTTCTGGTCATCCAACAAGCAGCGGAAACACTCCAGTCTTGGCGGCTTATCGGCACGACACTATATGTAACCCTTGAACCCTGCCTGATGTGTGCCGGGGCCATCCTCCAGGCAAGAATTCCTCGGCTCGTGTTTGGCACTTTTGATCCCAAAGCGGGAGCCTGTGGTTCATTGTTTACCGTTCACCAAGATTCACGACTCAATCATCAAATCAATGTGACTCATGGAATTGAAGAACCTTCTTGCCGGAATATTTTGAAGGAATTTTTCCAACAACTCCGGCAGAACCAACCCTTACCCATGTCTTGACCCACCACATAGGTAGCGCGGAGAGGTGCGAGAGTGGCCGAATCGGGCGGTCTCGAAAACCGTTGACCCGAAAGGGTCCGTGGGTTCGAATCCCACCCTCTCCGCCAGCCCTCACTTGTCAAGTGGTGCTTGCCAGCCAAAGCCCTGGCGAAAGGGGGCATTCCAACCATATTTTTCGGCCAATAAACACTACAACCAACACTTCCGCTTTTTATCTTTTTGAGCTCATACCCTGAGGATCATTTCCCCCTTACGTATCCCTACTGTAGACAACTCCCTTCATAGGAACCCTTGGTATACTCTTCCAAAATTTTGCTAACTTCTTAATTATCCAGCAAAATATTTTTTAATTAGCCATGGCCTCGATTTTGCTTGTATTTGTGTTGGTTCAAATGACTTTCCAGCGGAGGCCTGAATGCAAGAACAATCCAACATTTCCAAAGATCCCCGAATCATGAATCCACTTGCTGAATTGCTCAAAAAAATTCACGATATATTGAACCCATCACCGTCACACACCAAGTCTCAAGAATCTCCTCCATCCCAAGACCTCTCATCCCCAGACACAGCATCCAACCAATAAATATTGAATATTTTTCCTGTTTCTATTTAGCCAAAGAAAGAGCCCTTGGCCAGGCATGTAAGAACAATCCCATCTCAAAAAAATACGTCATCCCTCGCATAGACGGAATGCGGACAATCTTGGATAGTGAATTCAGGTCGTTCCTCCTTGGGTAAAAGGCCTGCTCAGTCAGTTTGAGCAGGCCTTTTTTAATTTTGCCGTCTCTATTCCATCCATACCATTTGGCACTATCTAGACCACGCCAAAAATCTATACGGCAACAGAAAACATGAAGGATTTTTCCGGAAAGGGAATAAAATGCTATAGGCTTCGTAGATTGGAAATGCGAGGTGTGTCCAATGCACGGTGCAGGGCAAGAGGCAAGATGACATCCAAGAGTCGATGAGCAATAAGGGGCTTTGCCGCTCGATCTAGGTGCAGGATCTCTCCTGCCTTGGTAAGAATGGTCAGTTCATTCATATCGTTGCCAAAAGCCGAATCTGGACCGCTGATATGATTGACAGCCACAAGATCAAGGGTTTTTTGATGCAGCTTTTTTCTTCCGTTTTCGACATGATTTTCGGTTTCAGCCGCAAAACCAACAAGGATTTGATGCGTTTTCTGCTTGGAAAGGCTGGCGAGAATATCGGGAGTCCGCTCAAGATCTAGGGATTCTCCGGCCCACTCATCCTTTTTGAGTTTCTGAGGCGCCACCACACGGGAACGAAAATCTCCTACCGCCGCTGTCATGATAAGCACCGTGGCCCAAGAAAATTTATCTTCCAAGGCTTGTTGCATTTCCTCTGCTGTCACGACTGAAGTCGATTCACAATTGGCGGGTGACGGAAGGTTCGTTGGCCCACTGACAAGTAAGACTTGGGCTCCCCGGTGTGCCGCAGCTTGGGCAATGGCATAGCCCATTTTTCCAGACGAGCCATTAGTGATGAATCGAATCGCGTCAATTGGTTCCCTGGTAGGCCCAGCCGACACCAAGACCCGTTGCCCAGCCCAATCGTGTTGACGAGACAGGCAAGCAGCCACCGTATTTAAAATTGCCTCTTCAGAAGGAAGTCGCCCCCTCCCCACCTGACCTGAAGCTAATGGGCCATCTTCCGGCTCCATAACCGTCACACCACGCCCACGTAAGACTTGGGTATGCTCCATCACTGACGGATGATCCCACATTTCGCCATCCATGGCCGGCGCAAAAATCAGAGGACATCGAGCCGCTAAAATCATCGTGCTCAAGAGGTCATCAGCCAGGCCCAATGCACTTTTTGCTAACGTATTCGCCGTGGCCGGAGCAACCAGCACAAGATCCGCCGATTCCGTTAACCGCAGATGCGGCATAGTCTCCGACTCGGAAAATAGGTCCGTAGATACTGACCGCTTTGACAACACTTCAAACGTGAGCGGGGTGACAAACTGCTTCGCCGCCAGCGTCATGACTACCGAGACTTCCGCCCCTTCCTCTACTAAAGTTCGAAGAAGTGACACGGCCTTATAGGCGGCAATACTCCCGGCGACGCCCAACACAATCCGTTTATTGTCGAATTTACCCATGACCCACGCCAGCGCAAGAAAACCTATTCGACAGTTTCAGCCACTTCTGTCGAGTCACCGCCATCTTCCGGCTCGGCCACCTTTGGCGAATCATCAATATAGACACTCAATTGTTGCTGAATCTCCTTCGCATCTTCATCGCCTCCCGCCAGGACCGCTTGGTCAAAACCGCGCTCCGTTTGACGTTTGGATTCTCGAATCGCCTGCCGGGCTTCTTTTCCTACCAAATATTTCACATCGCCTCGCAAGACCTCTTCCAGAGCCACGGAAGTTTCCTTTGCAAATTTACTCGTCTGCGAGGGTTGCCCACTTCGCATGATTTGCTTTGCCCGTTGGGCGGCGACAAGCACCACCCGATATCGGGAATCAAATTTTCCACTACTACTATCATGTAACAACGGAAGAGTATCAGTCATTCTTCAAGCTCCTTATGAACATGGTTTATACGATAGTCGAATTTTCTTTGAGGGCCTTATCTTCGATTAATCCCTTATCTTTTAGCCATTCCGTATCCAGCCGCGCGGTCTTCACTCTCTCGGCGCAAATGATGGATTCCAGATCTTTGGTGGCCTGAATAAGATCTTCATTGCGAATCAAATAATGATAAGACCGAAAATTAGCAATTTCCTCTCTGGCCAATTCAAGACGGCGTTGAATTTCCTCGGTGGAATCCGACGCCCGACGATACAGCCTCGTCCGCAACACTTCCAACGACGGAGGCGTGACAAACACATACACGGCCCCGGAAAACTGCTTCATGATTTGGCGAGCCCCTTGGGCATCAATATCAAGCAAGACGTCGATACCTTCGCTCATTGACTCTTCGAGCTGGCGCTTAGGGGTACCATATAATTTTCCATAGACCTCTGCCCATTCCACGAATTCATTACGGTCAATCATACCACGGAATTGTGGTTCATCAATAAAACAATAATCCACCCCATGTTGTTCGCCAGGCCGAGGATTTCTAGTCGTACAAGAAACCGAAAGGGCGGTCTGCGGCACCTGCGCAACCATATTTTTGCACAACGTGCTTTTTCCTGCCCCAGAGGGTCCTGATACAACAAAGAGTACACCGCTTCGTTTCATCATTCTGACAAGGCACCTAAGTTCAACATTGGAAATGGATTATTCGACATTTTGCACTTGTTCGCGAACCTTTTCCAGTTCCCCTTTGAGTTGGACCACACATTTGGAAATTTCAGCATCATTCGCCTTGGAGCCAATCGTATTGACTTCTCGCCCCATTTCCTGCAACAAAAAGTCCAATTGCCGTCCCACTGGATCCTTCGCTTTCACCAGGGCATCGAATTGCTGACAATGACTATCCAGACGAATGAGTTCTTCGGTCACGTCGCACCGATCCGCAAAGATCGCTAATTCTTGTTTAAGGCGTGTATCGTCCAAAGCACTATCGCCTATCAGCCCATTGAGACGATCCTTCATACGATCATAGTAGTCTTTGGTCACCTTGGGCAACCGCCGACGAATCTGCCCCTGAACCTGCCTGACCACCTGCACGCGTTTGACCATATCACTTTGCAGAGCCTTCCCTTCTCGACGACGCATACGATCAAGGTCTTCCACCGCGCCGACGACCAATCGCTTGACAGCGCGGTCAAAGGCCTGGGAATCCACGGTGGGCTCCCCCACAGAAAAAATTTCCCGGAACGATCCTAAAAATGAGACGTCGATACTGCCCCCCAATTTTAGCTCTCGCTGCAGTTCTTGGAGAACTTGATGGTATTGGCGAGCCAAGGTCCGATCGAGTTTCAACGTCTTGGAGCTTTCTTTCCCTCCAACATAGGCCACGGAGACCTCAATGCGTCCTCGGCTGCATTGTTGGGCGATCACCTGTTTCAACTCTTCTTCCAACTCGTTCTTGCCTTTGGGAAGACGCATCATGATTTCCCGAAAGCGATGATTGACAGATCGAATTTCCGCGGAAATGCTCACTCCCTGAACGGTGCTTTCACGTTTTCCAAACCCGGTCATGCTCTTCATCATGATTTCATCAACTTTCCATCCCAGTCACAGTCCGCCGAAATAACACAAGATCCACATTTGGGCTTTCGGGCCAAGCAGACATAGCGCCCGTGAAGTAAGAACCGTTGCGATCCACCAGTCCAATCTTGTTGAGGAAGCAAAGCTTGAAGATCGTATTCAATAGTGGTGGGATCATGGCTCGTCGTCAAATGAAGGCGGTTCGCAACACGTTTCACGTGAGTATCCACAATGATCCCAGGCTTTTGAAAACAGGCGCCCAAAATCACGTTCGCGGTTTTTCTTCCGATGCCCGGCAAAGAGGTCAACTCTTCCATTGTGTCCGGAACTTTCCCATTGAAAAGTTCAACCAACCCCTGGCTGCAGTGAATGACGCTTTTAGCTTTACTTCGGAAAAACCCCGTCGAACGAATGATGGCTTCGACATCTGCAGGATTGGCCTTGGCCAGGTGTTGCGGTCCTGGATACTTTGCAAATAAGGCCGGGGTCACGCTATTGACTCGTTCATCTGTGCATTGCGCTGATAAAATCGTGGCAACCAACAACTCGAAGGGTGTGCGATGTTGAAGTTCGACTATCGCCTCAGGAAGAGCCCGTTTGAGCGTGGCAATAATTCGGCATGCCCGTGCTTTGGCATCTGGTTTCACGGAGGTTCCCGATTTCCCTGCACTCATTCACAACCACGATTATGCGATGGGGACGTGAGGGTCGTCCCATAATGGATTCTCACGCTTATCACTAACCATCTCAAGATTGCTTTCCAATTCAATACGACGCAAGCGATCCACAATTCCCGAGTAAATGGGATGGAGGGTCTCTTTATGAAGGGCCGATACTCCGACACCATGATGACGGTAGCAAAGCGCTTCCGCGAGTTCAGGCTGTAACCGATCACACTTATTCAGGACAAAAATTCTCGGGACCTTGTCTAATTCCAATTCCAATAAGATATGCTCAACAACTTGGATCTGTTGATCAAAGTCCGAGGCGCTGGCATCAATGACATGCAACAATAAGTCAGCGTCATGCAACTCCTCAAGAGTCGTTCGAAAAGCTTTCAAGAGCCCTTGGGGAAGATCTCGGATAAAACCGACGGTATCCGTCAGAATGACTTCCTGGCCCGTGGGCAAATGGAGACGGCGACTTACGGTGTCCAAGGTCTCAAACGGTCGATTGTCCGCGGGGACATGGCTATCGGTGAGGGCATTGAGCAACGTCGATTTTCCGGCATTGGTATATCCCACAATCGACACGACGGGAACTTGATTCCGTGTTCGCTTGGCTCGTTGCTGGATACGATGTTTCGTCAACGACTCCAGGTCACTTTCAAGATGGGTAATTCGGTCCCTTACTCGCCGAAGGTCGGTCTCGAGTTTGGTTTCTCCTGGACCTCGACCACCAATTCCCCCGCCCAATCGAGAGAGCGCGGTACTTGATTGCGACAATCGCGGCAACACATATTTCATTTGCGCTAATTCGACTTGGATCTTCCCAGAACGGGAATGCGCACGTTTCGCAAATATATCCAGGATTAACTGAGTGCGGTCCAGCACTTTCATTTCCGTCTTTTCCGAAATAGAGCGGATCTGTGTGGGAGTCAGGTCTCGATCAAAAATTAACATTTCGGCGCCACTCTGAAGCGCGTGAATAATCACATCCGTCAGCTTCCCCGACCCCATGACATACTTTGGATTCATAGCCACGAGCCGCTGCTCGACAACATCCAACACTTCGATTCCTTGAGAGACAATGAGTTCTTTTGTTTCCGCAAGGCGTTCTTCCTGTTCGGCTCGACTCCTGGCATACACACTCACGAGTATGGCGCCTGGTCGACCGTTGGTCGTTTTGAGGGCAGGAGTTTCTCGACCGATTTCGGACTCTAAAGACTGTACGAATTCCTGGCATTCCATTTGAAACGAATGGAATGCCGTAGGGGCTAATTCCACGTATGCTTTTCTTTCAGCACTTGTTGGAAGCAAATGGGCCACGAAAATCCTTCCTGGCTCTCCTTGCTCTCCAACCCCAATGGCAACCATCATATCCAAACGCAATAAGGCAAGGTCCGTTAAATCATCCTTTGTTAAAGGCTGATCTTTGAGGTGTGTATGGACAAATCGGACTCCGCGTAATAAACGGGAACCCGATCGACTTCTGGCGAGCAAAGGAAGAACGAGTTGCCGATCAGTTCCAACGATAATGTTTTCGATCTCTCCCCGGCGATTGATCAAAAATCCAATTTGTCGACGGATTTCATGTGAGAGTTCTGTTGATGCCTTCGCCAATTCCGGCGTAATCACACGCTCGACTGGAATACGTCGCCGATAGAAACGTTCGAGTCGTGCCAATTGGCTAGCTTTAAGACCGTTTAAATATCCAGTAGGTGTGGGAATGGACTTCTCCTCCTGAAATTATTGATTCACAGCTTTTTGGTGGTTTGGCTTCATGGTATGGAGGATTTGGGTTTGAAGATTCGCCTTGGCGTCAGCATCCCAGGAAGCGAACTCTCCTTGGTGAAAAGCCCATAACCCAGCCGCGGCAATCATGGCCGCATTGTCCGTGCACAACTCGATCCTGGGAATGGTCAATTGAACGCCAGATTCCGCACCACGCTCTGCGAGCCTTACTCGCAAGCGGCTATTCGCGGATACGCCACCAACAATGGCAACGGCCCCCACCTTATAACGACGAACCGCCCGAAATGTTTTTTCCACCAAGACCTCGACAATAGCTTCTTGATAACCCGCAGCCACGTCGGCTAGAACACATTCCTGAGCATTCTTTTTTATATCCCTCATGTAATACAACAAAGAAGTTTTGAGCCCACTAAAACTAAAATTGAGCCCCCCTCGATTCAAGTATGGCCGAGGGAAACGAACGGCTTGAGGATTACCGGATTGTGCGAGTCGATCAAGGGCAGGGCCACCGGGGAAATCTAACCCGAGCATTTTGGCTCCTTTATCGAACGCCTCTCCTGCCGCATCATCAAGGGTTCGACCAACGAGGCGGTATTCCTGGAACCGCGGAACAAAATACAAATGGGTATGTCCACCCGACACGACGAGAATCACACAAGGAGTTTGGAGATTTGGCTGCTGCAACCAAGCCGAAGCCACGTGCCCTTCAAGATGATTCACCGCTATCCAAGGGATATTTTGTGCATACGCTAAGGCTTTCCCAAAACTTACTCCAACAAGGAGAGCGCCGGCTAACCCAGGTCCCTGGGTGACGGCAATGCCTTTCACATCAGACAGGGTGATCTGTGCAAGACGGATAGCTTCCTGCACAATCTCCTCGATTTTCTCCGTATGTTTTCGGGATGCCAGCTCTGGCACCACCCCCCCAAATCGTCGATGCACATCATGTTGGGAAGACACGACATTGGCCAGGACCTCTCCCTTCTCCGAAACCACCGCCGCTGCCGTTTCGTCGCAGGAGGTTTCGATTCCTAAAATGTAACCAGGCTCTGCTGATGAGAAGTTCAAGGTGGTAGAATGGCTTTGTTAAATTAAGAGGTTGAAGGGAAATTTTCGATCATAAAAACACGACGACCCTCACCGCCCGAAAGCCATGAGGGTCGCTATATTCATTCACTCAATCTCGGGATCATCCGATCGTCTCACGATCAGACACTAGCCATGGCTTCTTCCTCAACAAAGAAGGGAGCATTATCCCGCAACATGACTTTGATCTTTCGAACATCTTTGAATCGACCTTTGATCAATTCCTCTGATAGGGGATCGCCTAACAGTTTTTGAATGGTTCGCCGCATAGGCCTGGCCCCATATTGCGGTTGATACCCTTCATCAATTAACCATTGTTTGACCTCTTCCCCGATATCCAATTGAACGTCGCGCTCTGCAAGCCGATCATTCAACTCTTTGATCAGAATATCTATGATTTGGAAGAGATGAACTTTTTCCAATGGGTGGAAGACCACAAATTCGTCGACGCGATTCAAAAATTCGGGGCTGAAATTCCGCTTGAGTTCATCAAGCACTTCACCCGTCATGCGCTTACGATCACCGGTAGCTTCTTCTTTTTGAAATCCCAGTGATACGCCTTTTTGAATCATTTTAGTGCCCAGATTCGAGGTCATGACAATAATCGTATTTTTGAAATCAACTTTTCGACCCAAACTATCTGTCAGGACACCATCATCCAAAACTTGGAGTAACACGTTAAAGATATCCGGATGGGCTTTTTCGATTTCATCGAACAGCACCACAGAGTAGGGTCGACGTCGAACTTTTTCGGTTAATTGTCCACCCTCTTCATAACCCACGTACCCTGGAGGTGCCCCGAACAACCGAGAACTCGTAAATTTCTCTTGGTACTCAGACATATCGATTCGGATTAAAGAATCCTCGGTGTTGAAAAGGAATTCCGCCAAGGCTCTGGCCAATTCGGTTTTCCCCACACCGGTCGGGCCTAAGTAGATGAACGACCCGATGGGCTTGCGAGCTTCCTTCAACCCAGCGCGAGAACGGCGAATGGCTCGACAAACTGCGGAGATGGCCTCTTCTTGACCAACAATCCGTTTGTGCAAAAATTCCTCCATATGGAGAAGCTTTTCCGATTCTTCTTCTTCCAGTTTGAACAAAGGAATTCCCGTGATTTTCGAGATGACAAAACTCACATCCTCACCAGTGATCACTGGTTTATCTTGTTCTTGTTTCTTTTTCCAATCACGCTTGGCATCTTCCAATAACTTACGAAGCCGTTCTTCTTCCTCACGATACTTGACCGCTTCTTCAAAGCTTTGCAAGCCAATAG
This window encodes:
- a CDS encoding D-glycerate dehydrogenase, encoding MAKTRVLVTRRIPEAGLEAIKSFADVELWSGEEPIPRNELCEKVSEVDGLYCLLTDTIDEALLSLAPRLRVVSTMAVGFDHIDIQACTKRKIPVGNTPGVLTETTADFAFALLMAAGRRIGEAAEFVKAGRWGAWDPALFVGQDVNGATAGIIGFGRIGQAVAKRAHGFGMRVLVNHSRPIPSELLAQANVEQVSFDRVIAESDFLSLHVPLTSETQQLIDKKVLNRMKRTAILINTSRGRVVDSKALYDALRNQNIAYAALDVTDPEPISVDDPLLTLPNCLVVPHIASASVATRRKMALMAAENLRAGLAGEDLPYCVNPEVFKK
- a CDS encoding tetratricopeptide repeat protein, giving the protein MTTHAAQQAQIYLHRGNLTQAQYWCAQAVDEARSQGTWDTLASALGNLGNVYALLEDFQQAEACYQEVLTIQRSQENPNTIGETLANIGNVKADAGDYTKARAYYLEAIDVLTATENHRALGILYGNLALQEIATNQLENAIGHFTYALDFHRMVGDEVSLANTYSQLGQVFLTQGKFRQAEGCLNNASEHFIKLGNEPSEAAVLRVLADLYNKKGDTISAVRCLERTIQIDIRYQLPERTNDFSQLSEFRKKNPAPQAGIPPKLKKKTNPP
- a CDS encoding SprT family zinc-dependent metalloprotease, whose amino-acid sequence is MNGVPEKNLAPLETHELQRMWSSLNATYFDSRLPTIEIQWSSRLTSSVGLFVSETGPRTQHVSPDIRHGVGRVIRLSLPLLRAQSLAEIRGTLAHEMIHQWQFDVKKCHPSHGREFRRMMKLMNHDGLGITVYHTLLNEVAALSKYTWQCQKCGRAYHRQRKSLSSKTHRCGSCWGELQEVSSGMSWSRLHGEAKSKPLGDQRMGLQPPVQLVFDFMADSSSF
- the tadA gene encoding tRNA adenosine(34) deaminase TadA, which produces MTQPKDHDFMQAALEEAKKAFAFGEVPVGAVLVCEDAIVARGHNQREGQHDPTAHAELLVIQQAAETLQSWRLIGTTLYVTLEPCLMCAGAILQARIPRLVFGTFDPKAGACGSLFTVHQDSRLNHQINVTHGIEEPSCRNILKEFFQQLRQNQPLPMS
- the coaBC gene encoding bifunctional phosphopantothenoylcysteine decarboxylase/phosphopantothenate--cysteine ligase CoaBC — protein: MGKFDNKRIVLGVAGSIAAYKAVSLLRTLVEEGAEVSVVMTLAAKQFVTPLTFEVLSKRSVSTDLFSESETMPHLRLTESADLVLVAPATANTLAKSALGLADDLLSTMILAARCPLIFAPAMDGEMWDHPSVMEHTQVLRGRGVTVMEPEDGPLASGQVGRGRLPSEEAILNTVAACLSRQHDWAGQRVLVSAGPTREPIDAIRFITNGSSGKMGYAIAQAAAHRGAQVLLVSGPTNLPSPANCESTSVVTAEEMQQALEDKFSWATVLIMTAAVGDFRSRVVAPQKLKKDEWAGESLDLERTPDILASLSKQKTHQILVGFAAETENHVENGRKKLHQKTLDLVAVNHISGPDSAFGNDMNELTILTKAGEILHLDRAAKPLIAHRLLDVILPLALHRALDTPRISNLRSL
- the rpoZ gene encoding DNA-directed RNA polymerase subunit omega; protein product: MTDTLPLLHDSSSGKFDSRYRVVLVAAQRAKQIMRSGQPSQTSKFAKETSVALEEVLRGDVKYLVGKEARQAIRESKRQTERGFDQAVLAGGDEDAKEIQQQLSVYIDDSPKVAEPEDGGDSTEVAETVE
- the gmk gene encoding guanylate kinase; the encoded protein is MKRSGVLFVVSGPSGAGKSTLCKNMVAQVPQTALSVSCTTRNPRPGEQHGVDYCFIDEPQFRGMIDRNEFVEWAEVYGKLYGTPKRQLEESMSEGIDVLLDIDAQGARQIMKQFSGAVYVFVTPPSLEVLRTRLYRRASDSTEEIQRRLELAREEIANFRSYHYLIRNEDLIQATKDLESIICAERVKTARLDTEWLKDKGLIEDKALKENSTIV